In Mycobacteriales bacterium, a single window of DNA contains:
- a CDS encoding response regulator transcription factor has protein sequence MHLLPGLDGWQVLDRVRDLSDLPVLLPTAHGAEAEKVRGLRAGADDYLTRPYGNAELVARVHALLRRSASAAPPPDVYDDDLMRLDPNARTVLVDGADVRLSPTEFRLLAVLARNSGQVLTPAQLLDRVWGDPTGIGPERVKFAVLRLRRRLGWADPESSPIQSVSGIGYRYRPTA, from the coding sequence GTGCACCTGTTGCCCGGGCTGGACGGCTGGCAGGTGCTCGACCGCGTCCGCGACCTGTCCGACCTGCCGGTGCTGCTGCCGACCGCGCACGGGGCCGAGGCGGAGAAGGTGCGCGGGCTGCGGGCCGGCGCCGACGACTACCTCACCAGGCCGTACGGGAACGCGGAGCTGGTGGCCCGGGTGCACGCGCTGCTGCGCCGCAGCGCGTCCGCCGCCCCGCCCCCGGACGTGTACGACGACGACCTCATGCGGCTCGACCCGAACGCCCGCACGGTGCTGGTCGACGGCGCCGACGTACGGCTGTCGCCGACGGAGTTCCGGCTGCTTGCGGTGCTCGCCCGCAACAGCGGCCAGGTGCTCACCCCGGCCCAGCTGCTGGACCGGGTCTGGGGCGACCCGACCGGGATCGGGCCGGAGCGGGTGAAGTTCGCGGTGCTGCGGCTGCGCCGCCGGCTCGGCTGGGCCGACCCGGAGTCCTCGCCGATCCAGTCGGTAAGCGGGATCGGCTACCGCTACCGGCCCACCGCATGA